A genomic segment from Pseudomonas sessilinigenes encodes:
- the flgH gene encoding flagellar basal body L-ring protein FlgH — translation MNRFICVLALTGGAVLAGCVAPPPKPNDPYYAPVLPRTPLPAASNNGSIYQAGFEQNLYTDRKAFRVGDIITITLNERTAASKGANSALSKTSSNSIGLTSLFGATPNTNNPFGDGDLSLNAGYKGDRSTKGDSKAAQSNSLTGSITVTVADVLPNGIIAVRGEKWMTLNTGDELVRIAGLVRADDIATDNTVSSTRVADARITYSGTGSFADANQPGWFDRFFLSPLFPF, via the coding sequence ATGAATCGGTTTATTTGTGTGTTAGCGCTGACTGGGGGAGCCGTGCTCGCGGGCTGTGTCGCCCCTCCGCCCAAACCCAATGACCCTTACTACGCGCCAGTGTTGCCGCGCACGCCGCTGCCTGCGGCCTCCAACAACGGCTCGATCTACCAGGCAGGCTTCGAACAGAACCTGTACACCGATCGCAAGGCATTCCGGGTCGGTGACATCATCACCATCACCCTGAACGAGCGCACCGCGGCCAGCAAAGGGGCGAACTCGGCGCTGAGCAAGACCAGCAGCAACAGCATCGGCCTGACGTCGTTGTTCGGCGCCACGCCCAACACCAACAACCCGTTCGGCGATGGTGACCTGAGCCTCAATGCTGGCTACAAGGGTGACCGTTCCACCAAGGGCGATAGCAAGGCCGCGCAGAGCAACAGCCTGACCGGCTCGATCACGGTTACCGTGGCCGACGTGCTGCCCAACGGCATCATCGCCGTGCGTGGCGAGAAGTGGATGACCCTCAATACCGGTGATGAGCTGGTGCGTATCGCCGGCCTGGTCCGGGCGGACGATATCGCCACCGACAACACCGTGTCCTCGACCCGGGTGGCGGATGCACGCATCACCTATTCGGGCACCGGGTCGTTCGCCGACGCCAACCAGCCTGGCTGGTTCGACCGTTTCTTCCTCAGCCCGCTGTTCCCTTTCTAG
- a CDS encoding flagellar basal body P-ring protein FlgI has translation MLNFKHLMAAVLLLSTSLGVQAERLKDIASISGVRSNQLIGYGLVVGLNGTGDQTTQTPFTLQTFNNMLSQFGIKVPPGSGNVQLKNVAAVSISADLPAFAKPGQQVDVTVSSIGNSKSLRGGTLLLTPLKGIDGNVYAIAQGNLVVGGFDAEGRDGSKITVNVPSAGRIPGGASVERAVPSGFNQGNSLTLNLNRSDFTTAKRIVDKINDMLGPGVAQAIDGGSIRVTAPLDPSQRVDYLSILENLEIDPGQAVAKVIINSRTGTIVIGQNVKVSPAAVTHGSLTVTITEDPIVSQPGPLSNGQTAVVPRSRVNAQQEAKPMFKFGPGTTLDEIVRAVNQVGAAPGDLMAILEALKQAGALQADLIVI, from the coding sequence ATGTTGAATTTCAAGCACCTGATGGCGGCCGTCTTGTTGCTGTCCACCTCCCTTGGCGTCCAGGCCGAGCGGCTGAAGGACATCGCCAGTATTTCCGGCGTGCGTTCCAACCAGTTGATTGGCTACGGCCTGGTGGTGGGGCTCAATGGCACGGGTGACCAGACCACCCAGACGCCGTTCACCCTGCAGACCTTCAACAACATGCTGTCGCAGTTCGGGATCAAGGTGCCGCCAGGATCGGGCAACGTGCAGTTGAAGAACGTCGCCGCGGTATCGATCAGTGCCGACTTGCCGGCGTTCGCCAAGCCGGGGCAGCAGGTGGACGTCACGGTTTCGTCCATCGGTAACTCCAAGAGCCTGCGCGGCGGGACCCTGCTGCTGACTCCGTTGAAGGGTATCGACGGCAACGTCTATGCCATTGCCCAGGGCAACCTGGTGGTGGGTGGTTTCGACGCCGAGGGGCGTGACGGTTCGAAGATCACCGTCAACGTGCCGTCGGCCGGTCGGATTCCTGGCGGTGCCTCGGTGGAGCGTGCCGTGCCCAGTGGTTTCAACCAGGGCAATAGCCTGACCCTGAACCTCAACCGTTCGGACTTCACTACGGCCAAGCGCATCGTCGACAAGATCAACGACATGCTCGGTCCGGGCGTGGCCCAGGCCATCGACGGCGGCTCGATCCGCGTTACTGCGCCCCTGGACCCAAGCCAGCGCGTGGACTACCTGTCGATCCTGGAGAACCTGGAGATCGATCCGGGCCAGGCGGTGGCCAAGGTCATCATCAATTCGCGTACCGGTACCATCGTCATCGGCCAGAACGTCAAGGTTTCGCCGGCTGCCGTGACCCATGGCAGCTTGACCGTGACTATTACCGAAGACCCGATCGTCAGCCAGCCCGGTCCTCTGTCCAATGGCCAGACGGCCGTGGTTCCTCGCTCGCGAGTCAATGCCCAGCAGGAGGCCAAGCCGATGTTCAAGTTTGGCCCGGGTACCACCCTGGACGAGATCGTGCGGGCGGTGAACCAGGTGGGGGCGGCGCCAGGCGACCTGATGGCGATCCTCGAAGCCCTGAAGCAGGCCGGCGCCCTGCAAGCCGACTTGATCGTGATTTGA
- the flgJ gene encoding flagellar assembly peptidoglycan hydrolase FlgJ: MDIRKSGLTATGDSGAYSDLNRLQQLKVGDKNSEANVRKVAQEFESLFLNEMLKSMRKATDVLAQDNPLNTPTAKQYQEMYDQQLAVSLSREGGGIGLANVLVRQMMQNKPAGAPTGLTSALPGATPTPPVATPTPIAAGTTAQDGPLSRVNGQRPMWAFRVPNPERTSIPHNDMALLNQRRLSLPSKLTDRLLTGIVPSTGAVEAGAQNAAPTRVTPAADAVLRGEWRVNQGYAAAQGKMRIYGRAMAQPPLAPAKRAFGSSDEFVATMLPMAEQAAKRIGIDPRYLVAQAALETGWGKSVMRQQDGRSSHNLFGIKAGSSWQGGQARAITSEFRNGQMVKETAAFRSYDSYQDSFHDLVTLLQSNNRYQEVLKVADKPEQFVRELQKAGYATDPDYASKISQIAKQMKSYQNYAAAGVSTNL, encoded by the coding sequence ATGGATATTCGTAAGAGCGGCCTGACTGCCACCGGTGACTCCGGGGCGTACTCCGACCTCAATCGCCTGCAGCAACTGAAGGTCGGCGACAAGAACAGCGAAGCCAACGTGCGCAAGGTGGCGCAAGAGTTCGAGTCGCTGTTTCTCAACGAAATGCTCAAGTCCATGCGCAAGGCCACCGACGTGCTGGCCCAGGACAATCCGCTCAATACGCCGACGGCCAAGCAATACCAGGAAATGTACGACCAGCAGTTGGCGGTGTCCCTGTCCCGCGAGGGTGGCGGTATCGGCCTGGCCAATGTGCTGGTGCGCCAGATGATGCAGAACAAGCCGGCGGGAGCTCCCACCGGGCTGACCTCGGCCTTGCCAGGCGCCACGCCGACGCCACCGGTTGCTACGCCGACACCGATTGCCGCGGGCACCACTGCCCAGGATGGCCCGCTGAGCCGGGTCAACGGCCAGCGGCCGATGTGGGCCTTCCGCGTGCCGAATCCGGAGCGCACCAGTATTCCCCATAACGACATGGCCCTGCTCAACCAGCGGCGCCTGTCGCTGCCGAGCAAGCTCACCGATCGCCTGCTGACCGGGATCGTGCCGTCGACCGGTGCGGTGGAGGCGGGGGCACAAAATGCCGCGCCGACCCGGGTCACACCCGCTGCCGATGCGGTGCTGCGCGGCGAGTGGCGAGTCAACCAGGGTTATGCCGCGGCCCAAGGCAAGATGCGCATCTATGGTCGGGCCATGGCCCAGCCACCGCTGGCCCCGGCCAAGCGTGCCTTCGGCTCTTCCGACGAATTCGTCGCCACCATGCTGCCCATGGCGGAGCAGGCGGCCAAGCGAATTGGCATCGATCCGCGCTACCTGGTCGCCCAGGCAGCCCTGGAAACCGGCTGGGGCAAGTCGGTGATGCGCCAGCAGGATGGACGTAGCAGCCATAACCTGTTCGGCATCAAGGCCGGTAGCAGCTGGCAGGGCGGACAAGCCCGGGCGATCACCAGCGAGTTCCGCAACGGGCAGATGGTCAAGGAAACGGCGGCGTTCCGTTCCTACGATTCCTACCAGGACAGCTTCCACGATCTGGTGACCTTGTTGCAGAGCAATAATCGCTATCAAGAAGTGCTGAAGGTGGCCGATAAACCAGAACAGTTTGTTCGCGAGTTGCAAAAAGCCGGGTATGCAACCGACCCGGACTACGCAAGCAAGATTTCGCAGATAGCCAAGCAGATGAAGAGTTACCAGAACTACGCTGCGGCGGGCGTTTCCACGAATTTATAA
- the flgK gene encoding flagellar hook-associated protein FlgK, protein MSLLNIGMSGLATSQSSLMTTGNNIANADTAGYSRQQTVQGTKASNQFGNVFIGTGATLADVRRVYNSYLDAQLRSATSRNSDVAAYQNQITPIDKLLSEADTGMTSALTKFFASVQNLNAKPTDEASRQLLLSDTQALSNRFNSVSSQLNAQNSSINGNLSNMANQVNNLAATVAQLNQKISEMSTSGGGMPNELLDQRNETVRQLSQFIKVDVSERGSSLDLYLGTGQPLVLGNSANSLEVVPGKSDPTRSTLQINLGSTSVDITTPPKGQDTGGEIGGLLRYRSEVLDPALNELGRVALVVADQMNSQMAQGIDKNGEFGGNLFNDINSLKLIGQRSIASTGNNSASGNFDVTIKDTGKLTTNDYTVTFTSATDYSVKRSDGTDLGSFSTTTTPAPVIDGFSLNLNGTAVSGDSFKITPTRNASASIQTEMTDVKRLAIAAPLKAEIGAGIKSSLSIASQPSLVVPINNYDPAAKLEMQTALKNAGPIKVVFNAPANGSQGYDYFDSKGNKIGSGTMVPGQTNTLNLNIKMVDASGNPVLDGSGVQKTFAVKMDVAGAPNSGDNMTISLNGAGSSDNRNGLALAGLQSKQTVDTGSASKGMTLVDAYGKLIENVGSKASQARLDSAANGSILDSAKGARDSLSGVNLDDETGNLVKYQQYYTASSQIIKAAQTIFSTLISSL, encoded by the coding sequence ATGAGTTTGCTCAATATCGGGATGTCGGGGCTGGCTACCAGCCAATCGTCTTTGATGACCACGGGTAACAACATCGCCAACGCCGACACCGCAGGGTATTCGCGTCAGCAGACCGTGCAGGGCACCAAGGCCTCCAACCAGTTCGGCAACGTCTTCATCGGCACCGGCGCCACCCTGGCCGATGTGCGTCGGGTGTACAACAGCTACCTCGATGCCCAGCTGCGCAGCGCAACTTCGCGCAACAGCGACGTGGCCGCCTACCAGAATCAGATCACGCCGATCGACAAGCTGCTCTCTGAAGCCGATACCGGCATGACCAGCGCCTTGACCAAGTTCTTCGCATCGGTGCAGAACCTCAATGCCAAGCCCACCGACGAGGCTTCCCGGCAGTTGCTGCTCAGCGATACCCAGGCCCTGAGCAATCGCTTCAACTCGGTATCCAGCCAGCTCAATGCGCAGAACAGCAGCATCAACGGCAACCTGTCGAACATGGCCAACCAGGTCAACAACCTGGCGGCTACCGTGGCCCAGCTCAACCAAAAGATTTCCGAGATGTCGACCAGCGGTGGCGGCATGCCCAACGAACTGCTGGACCAGCGCAACGAGACCGTGCGCCAGTTGTCGCAGTTCATCAAGGTAGACGTATCCGAGCGCGGCTCCAGCCTCGACCTCTACCTGGGTACTGGCCAGCCACTGGTCCTGGGCAACTCCGCAAACTCCCTGGAAGTGGTTCCGGGCAAGAGCGACCCGACCCGTTCGACGCTGCAGATCAACCTTGGCAGCACTTCCGTCGACATCACCACGCCACCCAAGGGGCAGGATACCGGAGGCGAGATCGGTGGCCTGTTGCGCTATCGCAGCGAAGTGCTGGACCCGGCGCTGAACGAGCTGGGGCGCGTGGCGCTGGTCGTTGCCGATCAGATGAACAGCCAGATGGCCCAGGGCATCGACAAGAACGGCGAGTTCGGCGGCAACCTGTTCAATGACATCAACAGCCTCAAGCTGATTGGCCAGCGCAGCATAGCCAGCACCGGCAACAACTCGGCGTCCGGCAACTTCGATGTCACCATCAAGGACACTGGCAAGCTGACCACCAATGACTACACGGTGACCTTCACCAGCGCGACCGACTACAGCGTCAAGCGCTCCGATGGCACCGACCTGGGCAGTTTCAGCACCACCACCACCCCGGCGCCGGTCATCGACGGTTTCTCGTTGAATCTCAACGGTACGGCAGTCTCGGGTGACAGCTTCAAGATCACTCCAACCCGCAACGCTTCGGCCTCCATCCAGACCGAGATGACCGATGTCAAGCGCCTGGCCATTGCCGCGCCGCTCAAGGCCGAGATCGGGGCCGGGATCAAGAGTTCGTTGAGCATCGCCAGCCAGCCGTCGCTGGTCGTGCCGATCAACAACTATGATCCTGCTGCCAAGCTGGAAATGCAGACCGCGCTCAAGAACGCCGGTCCGATCAAGGTGGTGTTCAATGCACCGGCCAACGGCAGCCAGGGTTATGACTACTTTGATTCCAAGGGCAACAAGATCGGCAGCGGCACCATGGTGCCGGGGCAGACCAACACCCTGAACCTGAACATCAAGATGGTCGATGCCAGCGGGAACCCGGTGCTCGATGGCAGCGGGGTGCAGAAGACCTTCGCCGTGAAGATGGATGTGGCAGGAGCGCCGAACTCCGGCGACAACATGACGATCTCGCTCAACGGTGCCGGCTCTTCCGACAACCGCAACGGCCTGGCCCTGGCCGGCCTGCAGAGCAAGCAGACCGTCGATACCGGTTCGGCCAGCAAGGGCATGACCCTGGTGGACGCCTACGGCAAGCTGATCGAGAACGTCGGCTCCAAGGCCAGTCAGGCCCGGCTTGATAGCGCCGCCAATGGCAGCATCCTGGACAGCGCCAAGGGCGCCCGCGACTCGCTGTCGGGGGTCAACCTGGACGACGAGACCGGCAACCTGGTCAAGTATCAGCAGTACTACACCGCGTCCTCGCAGATCATCAAGGCTGCACAAACCATCTTCAGTACGCTGATCAGCAGCCTTTAA